The following nucleotide sequence is from Silurus meridionalis isolate SWU-2019-XX chromosome 5, ASM1480568v1, whole genome shotgun sequence.
ATAGCAAACTGTTTTGTGCTCTTATCATCCCcatcctcttctctctttcttctttactCCTCCTGCTTGTGCTTCATCCACTGGCCTGCTTCTGGTCCCTTTCCCGGCTCCACCCGTTCATACTCCACTGACCATGTCCTTTATCAGAGTCTCACCTGTGTCCTCGATCAGTGTCATCCACACCACTGCAGCCCTCCCCTCGTGGCCCCCTGCGGAGTCGCAGCACCGACCGCCAAAAAACCAGCctcagctctacctctgcctctTCCGACTCCATTTCAAACATTGCTCAGGTGAGCTTATTCAAAATCATTATTTACTTCGTAGGTAATACGCCTAATAGGTTTTAAAGATGCTTAAAAACCTTCACTTTGTGGCTGTAAGGGAAGATTAATTCCTCAGCCCCCATCACCTCATGTGTTAAACAAGAATAATATAATGAGGGCATCAAATATGTCAGATTATTAATCtcttctctatctttctctgcCTGTAATAACAGTACAATGAAATAATACGCTTACGTTGGTGTATCTGGTTTAGAAGCATACAtccttttgatttgttttgcaaAGCAGACTTGTCCAGTATCAGTCCTTTATCTCAAACTAGATCTGATTAAAAAGTATTCTCTGTCAGGTAGAGCAAACAGAATCAGATACTGTTTGAGCGCCACTATGCTTGTTTGTTAGCCGTTTACGGGGAGATTAAAACTGTAGTAGGTGATCAAAAAcaaagtgtgtttaaaaaaatgttgaataatAAATTTTTGGTTAAACCATTCACCAAAATAAGCAATAGCAGTTGCTGCAAATGACAGTGAGATGTTCTGTGGCCTGGCCATTTTCTGAGCTAGAATGCCATCAATGCACAAAGCAAGGATCATTATTCAGATGCAAAGTAGGGTTTGTCACCTCAGGCCCTGGTTTAAATTCTCCTTCCAAAtctagtatatttttttttttactgcatgaACCATGGTAATAAAATCATTGCTGACATTTTATCTTTTGGACATTTCAACCTATAATGTTTAGAGGATTTTAGCCTTGTtactaaatatattaaattaaaaatattaaaaactagCCATAATGGTTAGCGCTGAACTGTTTTATTCTTCAACAAATTACCAGAAAAGTGAGTCATTAGACATTGTATGCATCAGACTCTGAAATTGGAATTGTGCAATGCTCTTTAAAACttaatatattcattcattcggTCTGCCAAACCACTCGCACTGATACACGCAGTACTTTCCTCttcattatatattctaaatAACACATAGCCACaatttaaaataagtattttattaGGTTAAAAATTAGTTTGGTTAGAAATTGACATTTTACTTATCCAGACACCCTCTGCCTTTGTCCTACTGCCATTTGAGGAACCCTGCTCTGATTTTGGCAACTATGACTTGTGTAATATAAATAGATGGACTTTCAGAGGCCTGGTGCATTCACCTTGACATTGTCAGCTGTTTGTTGCGGTAACAGACTGAGTTGTTGAATATGATCAATCGTTGTTGCtgttattatacatatattatattatactacactattttagtataaaatgtaaagttagCAATGTTTTGTTCATGTAGTTATTGGATTTACTTTGGGATTATGAACTTTCTATCTTAACACGTCTCAATGTGCtttacattaacagcattaaaatCTACTAAAGTAAAGAATATGTAATGAAGGTAGTGAAGAATGAAGAAAACGTACGTAAAGAACACattgcaaataataaaaattggaTCACTCGTAGAAACCGTCAACCTTCTGAAATCAGTGACAAAAGCTGAAAAACATTTATCTCTTTCTATGTGCTTACGTGTTTGTACGTACTGTTTGTATGTGCGTGCAGAAAGCTGAAAAGGACAAGACTTCACCGGCTGCAAAACGTCCTCCTTCACCTTCCACAGTTCCCAGTCGCCATCGTTCTCCCTCCCCAGGCCCTATTGGTGGACCCACGAGAACGCCATCACCTGGAGCAGCCAAGTAAGAGATCTACATCACATTTCCTCACTCATCTTACtctcatttccatttttttgaGGGTTTTCAACTGTGTGCATCTCTTCCAGGCACAGTCCTCGTAATCGGCCGCCCTCACCCAGTGGAGTGAAGCAGAGGCCTCCATCACCTCAGCCTACTTCCAAACCACCACCTATCCAGAAACCTGCCCTCACCCCAACAGGTCCTCCTattctgagaaagagagagtccAAACCCAAAGACACATCTCCAATGACTGCTCTAACAACACAGCCTCAAGATATGAGCACTTCAAGCCCAGTTTCCAGCACCAAGCCCAAAGATGGTAGGGTccaataaagtaaatgtatagTCCAGTAGATATTTCACCCTTTTCCCtatgtattttatgttttgcacgTATTTGGTACAATTACCCATAAGTGCATTACTGTAGTCAACACACAGTTGTACTGACTTACTGCGCCCTCTTCTGGAGCCATTAGTCTGCATGCCTGGAAGCTCCTGTTTAATTTCAGGCTGTCATATACATATCATGCCAGTTTTATAGTGTGTTATAAAGCATTATCTGTTACTGGACAAACATCTGTgcatatttgtttgttaaaggcACTGATTGACtgtgaccctttttttttttttctttttagatccTAGTCTGAAAACTACGGCCGGCACTAACTCTGCTGCTGAAGCTGCTAAGATCCTGGCAGAGAACAGGCGTCTGGCTCgtgaacagaaagagagagaggaacagcTCAGACtacagagagaggaagaggagaggtGAGCACACACGTAGTGTGGATGAGGAGACTGCTTTttagaggtttgggtctcctagttcacatGAGGGGACTTTTTTACCACCTCCAAAAACGTTCtaaacatttgtgtgcctccgactttCTGGTCGCAGAtttggaaagaaccacatatggctggaaaagtcaggcgtcccaatacttttgttcatatgctGTAATTCTTTTTGAACTTTTGTGCAggattgttttcttttgtttcagtaGTTACAAATATGGACAAATAAGACAATTATGTATTGCATAAGAGTAAAAATGTTCTATGGTTTTAATTTCCAATGCAGACTGTCTTGGTTATAACAACAAGAGAGcagcaaaaaataaacccaaacagtaatttagttatatttatacataataactttttattattaatattattatcaaaaatgttttgcaattttGTCATTCTAACTGAAAATaatgattacatttataaacaaataagtCTGAATATTCTGTTTATAAAAATTGGCTTCTTGTACAAATGATTATCTAAATGTTTCTTTGAAGAAAGTGGATAAGGTTGTGTTTTACTGAGAGTGTGAATTCTAGGAGATAGTGTGGATTGAAATGTTAGTTAAATTAAGTTTGTGTGATGTGTAATTACAGACACATTTATATGAAGTGACCTTGCTGCAAATTTTAGAACATGTCCTGTTTTTCATTTCCTGTAACAGTAAGATCAGATTTAAACAGTGTTCTGCCATTTCAGGgtaagaaaagaagaggaagaacgtCTGGCTGaggaggagagagtgagacgtttggaggaggagaaggttcgggcagaggagagaaagagggaagagGAGGAGCAGGCTCAGAAGGCagaagaggaaagagagagactggAGCTGGAAGAACAGCAGAAACGAACTGAGTTACAGAAAGAGGCAAGAAACAGTATAAGCATCACACACATAACCGAGACTGATGGATGTAACcgttgtgtgatttttttattgatttttgtgtTGCAAAAATTGCAGCGAGAGGAGGCAGAAGCAAAGGCTCTGGAAGAAGCAGAGAAGCAGCGACAGGAGAGAGAGCGCATCATGCAGCAGAACCAGCAGGAGCGCATGGAGAGGAAGAAGGTGAACTTGTAAACGCTCTCTCTGTCCAACTGCCTAGTGTGAAGTGGTCAGCAGTGTTATTGCCTGATGAAGATGAACATAACAGCTAATGATCGAGCTAGAAGTGAAATGTATTTTGAAGCAATGTAAAAGCCTTCTGCATGTGCAGAGATCACAGAAATGCAAAAGCGATTGATGTCTGCATTTCCCAATATCATTTTTGTCTTTAACGTGGAGTTTCTCCTCATTCACTAATGGCATGTTATTTAGTAAAAACTGAAATGAtcatttgaggaaaaaaaaatgccgaATCAGACACGAGTTTTGCGCTTCCCTTATATGCTAGTGTGCATCATTTTAAACATGATTCAGAAATTGTTTGCAAAACTGTTTTGTACAGAAATTTACAATGGCTGCCATATTTAAAATGCAAAGTCTAAGAAGATCTAAACAGCAGCCCCTCTATCTGCTGATTTTCCTCATAGCCAGTTGTTCTTCAGTTAAGATCCGCTCCAATATAAAATCCAGTTTCCTGATGGGAAAAATGTAAGTGATATTAAAAGAAACTAGAATCAGACCAAGGTGAACTTTGAATGTGAAACTTTTTTGTGAGCCAACACAAAGCAGTCACACAACACCTtgctatttatatatgtttgatGAAAAAGTCCCTGGTTCAGGACTGGTGCAGTGATCATTTCAGAAGAGCGGATGGTGCAGGCTTTCCTTGCACTGACTGTGCAGAAATGCCAGTATGGTACAAAATGACCCTAATTAAACAGTTTGCCTTCCaagaacaaatatttaaactacaggtcctacttttttttttttttttttaatcctcgcTGATGCCTTGAGTGTtccccagagagagagagagagagagagagagagagagagagagagagagagagagagagattggattggattggattggttGGATTTAATTCCCTAATGAGTAGAAAGAGCAGTTTTGTACAGCTGGCTTGTCTGTTCTTCATCAAGCAATACATTGCATTTTTGACCAAATGAAATACATCCACTAAAGTAGATCACAGTTTATTGGCCTGACGCTGAGCATGCTAGCTACCCTGGCATGTGGCAGACCTCACATTTAAAAGTCTGGTATGCCACTAAATGTGATTTTGCTGAGGATGCCAGGATTGTTAACTGAAGCTGCAACAGTAGTTCACCAGTGAGTATTTTAGAATTAAGAAACTATCAGAAATTGGTTATCAGTCTGGTGCTAAACTCTATACACAAGCACTAATGCAAAAGAATCTTGAAAAAGTTCACAGGGAAATGATGGCAATGTGTGTCAAAGTCATACCATGTGGTACCtgtcattttatgtttttgtccaGCTTAAGAAAGtgcacacacaatatacagataAACCAGAGCAGACCATGAAGTCCCTGTCTGAACACATTACCGAATACAAATGGAGGCATAAATTATTTAGCGTCATTGAAAGGCCTAAATATTTAGATGcagatgcatttatttgtcacatgtacatttcaATGGAGTGAAaatctttcttcgcatatcccagcataTTAGGAAGCTATCAGAGTGCAGAGTAATCCATGaaacagcacccctggagcacagaggttcaagggccttgttcaagggcccaacagtggcagctagGCGCTACTGGGGCATAAATTCCCTGACTTTCCGATCAATAACCGTTGAACTATACTTCCCCActttgacagattttttttccattgttcataaagatttttgttttgtgttgggtttttttacatttgttacataaatagattttgttttttttttttaaatgtgttgatgTATCTGTTTGCTTTTATAGAGAATCGAGGAAATTATGAAAAGAACCAGAAAAATGGACCAAAATGATTTCAAGGCAAGTCTccttatggtttttttttttttttttttttttaattaatgtattgCTTAGATTTAGGGCTGTTGTATATGGAAGGATATTCTGGGCAATATTGAAAAAAAGGAATTGCAAATTCTGCAAAATTGTCTATTACTGGTCTGCTAATCGTCTGGTATTGCGTTCGGATTATGTCACAATATAGCTGTAGCTTTTGACATGTTTGGCTTGTGGGTCTCCATTTCTGCAGGGTAACGATGAGGAAGGCATTCCAGATGAGAATGGTGACGAGGTTAATGACGAGCTAAACTGTGAAACCACGGGTACGCTTTTCTTCCCTCTAATCTGCACTTTAGGATGATTTACATAAGTTTTGTCTGCTTTGTAGTATTCACACATCTTTGTGATTACAGAGGACCAATTTGTGGCGTCAGAGCAAGAGACAGAGTTCGTCAACCAATCAGACATTCAGGAGCGAGCCATGTCTTCAGAAGAAGCTCAGCTTAAGTCAGACGAGACTCTTGACAATATGAATGAACAGGCCAAAGTGGAcgacaaagaaaacaacaatggCCTCAGTGCAGCACAGCCCACAGCCATCAGGTACATAAAGTGTCTGTCCCTCACCTGAGAGAAATACATTCtcattattttacaatttgtaGATTACCTTGAATCTTAGACCCTGTTTATATCTGTTCCTTTCAACTGTCTTTGTAATACCATGCATTTACACTCATCATACATATCTGTAATTAGTTATATATAgtggtgtgaatgtgtttgccccttcctgattttgcatgtcacactttaatgtttcagatcatcatactaatttaaatattagtaaaagtgaacacaacatgcagtttttaaatgaaggtttttattatcgaggtaaaaacaaaatccaaaactacatggccctgtgtggaaaaagtgtCTGTCCCCCTGTTAAAATTTAGGTTTATCAGACcagagttcaatttctctaaccacacccaggcctgattactgccacaccagTTCGCTATCAAGAAATCTCtcaaataggacctgcctgacaaagtgacgTAGACCagaagatcctcaaaagctagataTCATatcgagatccaaagaaatttagaaacaaatgagaaagaaagtaattgagatctatcagtctggaaagggttataaagtatttttaaagctttgggactccagcaaaccacagtgagagcaatcatttacaaatagcaaaaacatggaacagtggagaccCTTCCCAGGAttggccggccgaccaaaatgaccccaagagcacagcgacgactcattcaagaggtcacaaaagaccccacaacaacatccaaagaactgcaggcctcacttgcctttGTTAAGATCAGTGTTCATTTTataccataagaaagagactgggcaaaaatggtctgcatggcagagttccaagacgaaaaccgctgctgagcaaaaagaacataaaggctcgtctcagttttgccagaaaacatcttgattatccccaaaacttttgggaaaatactctgtggaccgacgagacaaaagttgaactttttgaaaggtgtgtgtcccattacgtctggcataaaagtaacaccccatttcagaaaaagatcaccataccaacagtaaaatatggtggtggtagtgtgatggtctggggctgttttgctgcttcggGACCTGGAAGAcctgctgtgataaatggaaccatgaattctgctgtttaccaaaaaatccgtttgatgatctgaagtgtgaaacatgcaaaaaaattaaaaactcagGACACCTTTTCataccactgtatatacattgtcacacacttttttaattttattttatagtttaggAATAATATGTTCTGACTGCAGCAGCACGCTGTGCCCAACTTCCTCTTTAAGATTCTCAAAAACATGATTTCACCAGAATTTTCCAGACAATATCTGGCTGAGCTGAATCTCTCCTGATTGTTTGTTTAATCAAATGTAGCTTTTAGGATGATATAACTAATGGTGAACTCTGAACTCATTTTATAGCAAGCTTTTAAACccttttctgtttaaaatagCTGAACTCAGTCACTTAATTTAtcagtaaaaaaatcatttctgtTCCCTCTAGTAACTCTTATACAAAGACACATCTGGTGGAGGGCTCTGAATTTGTGAATCAGGACTGTAACATGGGAATGAATGGGAAAGCAGGGTCCTGGAGCTTTGAAGAGTTCATTGATCTCGGGGTTCACACTAAAGGCCGGCCACTCATGGAGCCCGAAACCTGTAATCAGGGTCTAATAGAGTGTGGTGTGGCACCTGAAGGACCCAGAGTGGCTTTTGATGACAAGTCGGCCCCTGTGAACTCCCTCCACCCTGCTCAGCCCATTGAAGCCCTGTCCGGTGAGGAactttaatgtttaatagagttCCTGTATCTTATGTGCCTCGTTACAGTGGGGAAAagaattatttgatcccctgctgattttgtgagtttacccccttacaaagaaaggaagacaagtcTAGAAcaggggtgcacacactttttcagcatgcgagctacttataaaatgaccaagtcaaagcgatctacctactataaataaattatagtttaaaaataaatatagattttttttttttttttttgtcatgtgatCTACCGGTAGATCGCGATCGACGTATTGGACACTTCTGGTTTAGAATTTttataatagatttattttaacagaatacagagacaaaatatttaaaaaataattaaataaaggttatacatttatttgtatttggtcAAATGAAATGAGTATTCGATCCCGtaccaaattagcaagaattctgactcccacaaacccaatttattcatttctttgtaagtggGTAAATGTACAAATTCAGCAGGgggttaaataattatttctccCACTGTATAACTTTGAGGATATTTCCAATAAGTTATTTCTTACCTTCCAGTTAAAGATATTTACATTAAACTGAAttgctctttcttttcctcctggTCCTGTTTCTcccttttctctgtttttttttttttgtttgtttgtttctttttttttttttttgtatttttacacatCTTTCCTCAGAGATTTGATTTGACATCTTCACCCATGGATGGTTGCTAATTGCACTGCATGATGTTTGCCTCGTCGAGTTTCACCTGAACAGCCAGAGAAAGTGAATCACACAGGACCTCGACGTCTGCACCTCCATCAAGAAAAGTTgaatatactttttttgttttgttttgttttgttttgttttcttcaaaagaaaaatgcttCAGGGAAACATAATCTTCCATTAtgctttattttctgttttcctgtctttctttttcattgatGGCATCTAGTCAGttatctttgttttgttttttcctctcaccaatatttatgtattgatctttttttttatgttaaatctTGAGTAATTTATTCTTCTGACTTCTTTTATGACTTGTTGCTTTCTgtattatctttctttttttcacatttgtattccattttattttgattaggtGTTACATGTGATCCCAGTTAGTCAGTGGATTGAAGCAGAAAAGAGCAATTAATGTGAATTAACGCTGTTGAGGTCGGAGGAGGAAAAACCTCCAGCGGTCTCACACTGGTTTAAAATGTTCGTGAACTGAGTAGTGCTCAACTATTTGAAAGCTTTTCAAGATCCTCATGAATCCGAAATACCAAGatactcctctctctctctttctctctctctctctctctctctctctctcactctctctttatatatatatgtatatatgagtgaTAGAGAGGGAGCACGAGCCTTAGCACGGATTCTTTAAAGTTACACTGATGCATGGGGCGCCTTACCTGCATTTTCTGCTTCTTCCCAAACTAATGTGATCTCTCTGGCCATTAAGCTGCTTATTGTCCTCTAGCAAATCTTGGTCAAGATATTTCATACATTAAGTTGACGAAAATAGGAACTGGTAAAAGTGCTAAATGTCAGACAGCTGAAATCTTTTCAAATTGCTTTAGTCTTTAAAAGATGAAGGTTCttaagcaaaaagaaaaaaaaaacatatgtaacTTGAATGAAGTTTTAACCTTGTAAATTTCAGGTTTGTGGCTGTGGCTATTGCCTTAAGCTTACATTTTCTTCTACATATTACGTAAATGTAAACACAGTTAGGCATTCACATAGAGTCTAATTTAAGAGTATACTAAAACGATGGAACGTTAGCGTGAATTTCTACATTACATGCGAACATGCCGTTGCAGCACATACGAATATTACTGTAAACTCTGTTTAGGTGCATGTTGTTCCCTGTAGGATGTTAGACAGAGGGGATTCTCTGTTCTGTTTTCAACGCTTGAATAATTGCTAGTGTTCTGTTAAACCCCACGTTCCCTCAGGGTCGGAGCTCTGTCAGGTTTTGGAGACcaccatttttatttctcttgctctcactctttttaaatcattaatccAGTGGCTCAGccagttttatgttttgtaaaatCGATCTCACATATTAAGATAATATTTAAAACGATATTCGTACTTGTGTAAGTATTATGAACATGGATCAGTATTCGACTGTTATTCTATGACTTGGGGGATGTAGGATGTGGAAGGGAAGTGTAATTTGGTTGGTTTCTCTCTGGCGCACATCTGTACTGCTGCTACATAACAGCATCTGATCTGGAACATCAAAAAGCCTGGTTTTGTTCGTTGTTTTCTGGGGAATGAATGGAGGAGGAATTTTGAACGTTGCAGGAGGTTGTGTGCAAGTCATgttgtagaaaataaaaacgaTTGATCATTCCTCTACTCTTGATTTGATAATGATCGTCTTGATGTAAATGCATAGAAACGAAACACGTGGACTTTGTTTAGAAGTCAAAAATGCTGGAATCAGGGGTGGTGGATACAGAAGAAAGGTTCGGAGGACTGCTAGCTAAAAGAATTCATATCGTTTGAGTTTCTGTCTGTTTACTCGCACTGTTGTCAGTCGTTGCAAGCTTGAAGCTCAAGTGCTTTAAGTGTCGCGTTGATGGTTATGGGTTCATAGTCTATTTCAGGACTGCTTgggctttttttaatacactagTTTACACCGCAGTAACTAAGGCCAATGAGCATTGGGCATTTGACTATTTAAAATCGTAGTCATTCACTAATAAACTAACTAGCATCATTCCTCTCATAACACTCTTTCCAATATAGACATGGATCACTTAAATGAAaggtgtcgtttttttttttgttgttgttgttgttgccacAGCTTGAAAATTCATTGGCATTTTTCTAAAAGACTCCATAGTTTACAACTTTAGATTGAGGACCCGAACACTGTCCGTAATTCCAGTGGTGACACTCGGCAAACACTCAGGCATGAAAACAAACCCATAAGCCTGTACCAATAAGGGAGAGATGTGCTGCAGAACACTTCTTTCATTTGAGCCTTTCAGCAGTCGCTCCCTACCACGTGGTGTACAAAAAAGATGCTAAACACCCAAAGCACTTGTAGTCTTGCGGTGGCTGTTTTCAAACGCATGCAGTCATTATGTGTATTTTTCACGTGTGCTGCTTTTGCAGGATGCTACCATGGTCACTTGGACAGGGTCACACCAGTACTGttgctgctgcttttttttgttgttgtttgtttttgtcccaGGACCCTGTAAACCTTTTGAGTGTTTTGGAGCTGTTCTCTAGCTTGGAGTGCTCACCATGGCTGAAAGATAGAACGGTGCCTTAGGAATAGAGTGAgacatatttattttcatatattaataACTCAATGTTTCATGATGTGCTTTCGCTGGCCATGACAATCATTTTACTTGACCAGTGCCCTAAATAGTATGCAATTTTCTGTATCTTGAAATAGAAAAGTTCTAATTCTACTTGTGAAATTTCCCAAACTGTACTGGAAAATATATcaaactgtttaaataaaagttttgttAGATAAAAGAAGTCAGTTTTTGATGTAAAGTTGCCCATACCTACTGTAATATACTTGTGCTTTCATGATGCATAAATGAAGGCTTTAGACGAAGCTTGAAATTTATTGTTCAGATTCAATGTCACTTCACCCGAAATGCCATGAATAAAGTATATACTAACATTGTTGCATGCCAAAAGATTCATGTTAAATGTGTGTCACACACGTCATAAATCCAAAAAAACTCACAATACTCAGGTGTTGCGCTAAAACagacaaaatacattttcctttaaagTTCGATGACGAGAAATCTTCCAGTAAAGCCTGAATTAACATcgtgaaaatgaaatattaacatGAAATAATTGCTTAGCATTAACGCTCACCAGAGACTCATGTTTAGCTGTGAAGTTATGATAACAATATAAACGTTTAAATGCGTATTTATTGTGACTATAAATGTGTCTGCAGTAATTACACACCACTCACTATTGCTACTTGTATCTCATcactaaaacatttgcaagtcagtactttttctttgtttgattAGTTTGTTTGCTTATTGTTTCACCatttaaagagcaaaaaaacacTGATAATGAATCGATTACCACCGGTATAATGTGTCAATCTTTCTTTAAATGTAATCTGAAAAGAGCAACTTCAGTCTCACAGCTTTTTGGCACAGTCGGGGCAGTAGATGTTCTCTTCCTGCATGACGAAGCGCTTGTGGGCCAGGGACAGAGAGCACTTCTTACAGTTAAAGCAGTACTCATGCCAAGTGTGGTTCTCGTAGTTCACCACATTAGTCCCTCTGCCAAATCCTGCGGGTGTCAAACAGGAGATGATCAATTTTTTCAACCTATTAGTCGTCAATGATTTATTAAATGATGTTGCTCTGTGAGTGTCCGCTGTGCACATCAACATGCGTGCTTTTTGAAAACTgacaatacatttaattatgtcACTACATGTCATATTTACCGGTGATAGGATTTTGGCATCCAGAGCACTTCTTGGCCACAGAGGTCTTGTAGCAGTCCACACAGTAGAAGTCATCCTCGTGAGCAGTGAAGCGAGCGCCACCCAGTGGCTTCTTGCAGGTGTGGCACACAAAGCATTCAGAGTGCCACGGTTTATCCTGATAATTGATTCCACCAGAGGTGATGGGCTGGAAAATATTTGACACAAAAGCATATTTTTAATACTGAAATCGGACATTAAAACAGAAATCTGACCTAGGATCATAAAATATAGCATAATGGCTATTTCGTCTCTTCGGTTCTACAGAATATTCTCTGCACTAGAGGGAATCTGTGTTAGACTGCACTCGC
It contains:
- the map7d3 gene encoding ensconsin isoform X15, with the translated sequence MCACPAKRALQANECSRRRKKNREGKTSVKMAEGATSLKGLRAQMAAVAQAQAEERRSLAGNNTAPITASATKSHAKPVIDGAVLRVDDKLRVAKERRDEQEKQQAVRGSQILEREHKAKLQVERQMEERQRKLEEQRRKEEQRRAAVEEKRKQKLEEEKEHYEAVMRRTIERSQKVEQRQKRWSWSGLTDSDNRNGESDSGPTSSPVTIVISPASPISKPPRSHTTQDKRSSSTTNLKQSADPAISKRLSSSAALLNSPDKTHRPLASPLDSSVLSRLLTPTQASLARSKSAAALSANGADETESHLCPRSVSSTPLQPSPRGPLRSRSTDRQKTSLSSTSASSDSISNIAQKAEKDKTSPAAKRPPSPSTVPSRHRSPSPGPIGGPTRTPSPGAAKHSPRNRPPSPSGVKQRPPSPQPTSKPPPIQKPALTPTGPPILRKRESKPKDTSPMTALTTQPQDMSTSSPVSSTKPKDDPSLKTTAGTNSAAEAAKILAENRRLAREQKEREEQLRLQREEEERVRKEEEERLAEEERVRRLEEEKVRAEERKREEEEQAQKAEEERERLELEEQQKRTELQKEREEAEAKALEEAEKQRQERERIMQQNQQERMERKKRIEEIMKRTRKMDQNDFKGNDEEGIPDENGDEVNDELNCETTEDQFVASEQETEFVNQSDIQERAMSSEEAQLKSDETLDNMNEQAKVDDKENNNGLSAAQPTAISNSYTKTHLVEGSEFVNQDCNMGMNGKAGSWSFEEFIDLGVHTKGRPLMEPETCNQGLIECGVAPEGPRVAFDDKSAPVNSLHPAQPIEALSGEEL
- the map7d3 gene encoding ensconsin isoform X5, with protein sequence MCACPAKRALQANECSRRRKKNREGKTSVKMAEGATSLKGLRAQMAAVAQAQAEERRSLAGNNTAPITASATKSHAKPVIDGAVLRVDDKLRVAKERRDEQEKQQAVRGSQILEREHKAKLQVERQMEERQRKLEEQRRKEEQRRAAVEEKRKQKLEEEKEHYEAVMRRTIERSQKVEQRQKRWSWSGLTDSDNRNGESDSGPTSSPVTIVISPASPISKPPRSHTTQVDKRSSSTTNLKQSADPAISKRLSSSAALLNSPDKSAKRRSSSLNRLPSTVPRVSKEAHKQPQVEQTGPVLKKRSSSLSRVGNRAPPTGKPEKPTQVESAHRPLASPLDSSVLSRLLTPTQASLARSKSAAALSANGADETESHLCPRSVSSTPLQPSPRGPLRSRSTDRQKTSLSSTSASSDSISNIAQKAEKDKTSPAAKRPPSPSTVPSRHRSPSPGPIGGPTRTPSPGAAKHSPRNRPPSPSGVKQRPPSPQPTSKPPPIQKPALTPTGPPILRKRESKPKDTSPMTALTTQPQDMSTSSPVSSTKPKDDPSLKTTAGTNSAAEAAKILAENRRLAREQKEREEQLRLQREEEERVRKEEEERLAEEERVRRLEEEKVRAEERKREEEEQAQKAEEERERLELEEQQKRTELQKEREEAEAKALEEAEKQRQERERIMQQNQQERMERKKRIEEIMKRTRKMDQNDFKGNDEEGIPDENGDEVNDELNCETTEDQFVASEQETEFVNQSDIQERAMSSEEAQLKSDETLDNMNEQAKVDDKENNNGLSAAQPTAISNSYTKTHLVEGSEFVNQDCNMGMNGKAGSWSFEEFIDLGVHTKGRPLMEPETCNQGLIECGVAPEGPRVAFDDKSAPVNSLHPAQPIEALSGEEL
- the map7d3 gene encoding ensconsin isoform X14, whose translation is MCACPAKRALQANECSRRRKKNREGKTSVKMAEGATSLKGLRAQMAAVAQAQAEERRSLAGNNTAPITASATKSHAKPVIDGAVLRVDDKLRVAKERRDEQEKQQAVRGSQILEREHKAKLQVERQMEERQRKLEEQRRKEEQRRAAVEEKRKQKLEEEKEHYEAVMRRTIERSQKVEQRQKRWSWSGLTDSDNRNVDKRSSSTTNLKQSADPAISKRLSSSAALLNSPDKTHRPLASPLDSSVLSRLLTPTQASLARSKSAAALSANGADETESHLCPRSVSSTPLQPSPRGPLRSRSTDRQKTSLSSTSASSDSISNIAQKAEKDKTSPAAKRPPSPSTVPSRHRSPSPGPIGGPTRTPSPGAAKHSPRNRPPSPSGVKQRPPSPQPTSKPPPIQKPALTPTGPPILRKRESKPKDTSPMTALTTQPQDMSTSSPVSSTKPKDDPSLKTTAGTNSAAEAAKILAENRRLAREQKEREEQLRLQREEEERVRKEEEERLAEEERVRRLEEEKVRAEERKREEEEQAQKAEEERERLELEEQQKRTELQKEARNSISITHITETDGCNRCVIFLLIFVLQKLQREEAEAKALEEAEKQRQERERIMQQNQQERMERKKRIEEIMKRTRKMDQNDFKGNDEEGIPDENGDEVNDELNCETTEDQFVASEQETEFVNQSDIQERAMSSEEAQLKSDETLDNMNEQAKVDDKENNNGLSAAQPTAISNSYTKTHLVEGSEFVNQDCNMGMNGKAGSWSFEEFIDLGVHTKGRPLMEPETCNQGLIECGVAPEGPRVAFDDKSAPVNSLHPAQPIEALSGEEL